The genomic stretch ATTCTATTGTGTGTTTTACTGTAAGCATCAAatcaattttataataatataaattcagCAGTGCTTCATATTTTCTGAACATGGATGCTGTAGTCCTCAGTGTTTTTTGGGcacacttttgttggtgctgtgtTTGATACCGGGGGAAAGAGCTCTGAAACACTTCACGTACTGCTGTCTGACCTGGACAAGAAAGAGGTAAGAAGATTGAGTTTATGGGCTAAATTTATCTAAAGAAATTTAAAAACTGTTCAGCTACCTAACATGCCAAGTTGTATATTACAGAGTTGTAACATAACACCCACAGGTAAGATGAGGTGTTTAACAGGTATACTTTTTAATCTCAGAGGATGAATGTGTGAATCAGATAAGACGAAGCTGTTATGAAAGTAAGACAGGTTAAAATGAGCCTCTTGAGGAGTAACTGACAGCTGACCTCATCATTGAGGACACAGTGGATCAGGAAGATGAAGGTCCCTTGCTGAGAGTTCAAGATCAAGAAGAGAATATGCAGCACTCTATTGCCCTTAATGAAGAAACCCAGAATCCAGGGGCAACCGAGAACCACAAACTGGGCCAGTGTTTTAAATACCATAATCCTGCAGAACAAGAAAGAGACTGAATGAGTCTTTACTGCCCATTTGTTCTTTTCTATAATGTGTTTGAATCAGAATGTTTATTACTTGGTTTGTTTCATCTGTGAAACTGCAGCGTTCAGTTTTGTGAGAGTTGAGTTCAGACTGACGATAATGTTGATGAAGAGAATCATATTTAactgcaaaataaacaaacaataattaaTCACCTTCGGTCCCTTTTGGTATATAGACACATGAGAAAATATGTATTCTTACTGCTAGTATGGTACAAACAGGTCCCAGAAAACTCCAGATTAAACCTCTCTCATCTATTTTAATCCAACATCTGTTTGGAGAAATATAGTTTAAGTAACACATTTTTCACAAACATGGAGATGTTGAACATTGAGTCACAAGTTCTCATTGTGTGATCAGTTCATTTACAGCTACTGGACCTGAATgacttaaatatgcaatattttaataaaatattaaaatgaaaaataagtcCCACTTGTGTGATCAGACATTGAATTCCTAATTTCTTCTAATACAACTGGGCTtttccaaaagaaaaaagaacaataacaaaatacgtaaaaataaataaataaataaataaaaactaaactcaCTTTTCACTGCCATAGCCTTCAGGAACCAGTCCGGCAGACACGCCCACCACAACAAAAGCAATCACATATCCAATCACCATCATGAATCCGCTGCTAAGCACCTCCCTCTGTTTGGAGCTGATCTGTGATAGGTTCTTCACACAGATGAAAAGCAGCACACCTTCAATGAGCATCCACACAAAGGAGGAGAGAAAGAAGAAGTGCAGAACGCCTGATATCACTGTACACATCACCTGGGAGGGAGAGAGTATTCCTTAATATCTCCTAACCCTTAAGAGAAGGGTTGCTGTTAGTGTTAAATGATAATGCTGTCAGAAAAGATGTTTTTAAATGTCAACAAGTGTAAAAACCTTGACATTATTCTTATAGTATTGATTTTTTGGGTTTAATTCAAAGTCTATtcagttataattttatttatcacacatatacagtgaagttcttttttttcccacataccccagctaagctgggtcagagtcagccatgatatggcacccctggagcagatagggtcaagggccttgctcaagggcccaacagtggcatcttgatgGTGCTGGGACTTGAACtgctgaccttctgatcagtaacccagagcatAACATTTACTTCCCTAATCTGTCATCAGGggttaagggtgctttcacactagcacgtCTTGTGCGCACCGGGTCCAAATGAGTTTGGTTCATTTGGAtgatgcatttctcatacctgcttgtctccaaataaatccccttcagagagcagctcacattcttcacatctcttgcagcGTATCCGCGGGCTcgtggcagacaaacgctaatattcattagatcattgcacattcaatgcatccgtgggAGACAAAAGtcattctgtgcatgtaaagttttggtggtaaatccaaagagacaaactttaatacttcacttaacacagtgaagctgacgtcttcttgagttgttacctagttataGTGATGAAACAGCTGCCTCTTATACTCATGTTGATGGTGTAATCGGACCatggttcggacccaaataatgtgatgtgaacagagaccagctgGGGCAGGGGGCAGGAAATAAACTCTAGTTCattccaagcaatcgaaccaagtgtgaaagcacccagaATTGGGGTGGAAAGGTCTGGAATGGCGTCCCAGCACCTCTgagtccaaagagaaaaaaaatggtcTAGCCGGTGAAGCGTCGGATCCTGTTCCGCTATATTCACCTAGAGCGGCACTGTTTAAATGCACACGTGCTCTGTTGCCCACTTCATTCAGTTCAGCAAGTGGGAAGAAATGTGTGACAGTCTTACTAAagctattttttgttgtaatgtcATTGacattgtaatgttttttttacctGGTGAATATGCAGGTGATAATTTTTAACCCAAGGGGGCATAAGTAGCATATACAAAGGCAATAATTCTCACCTGGTTAGGGTGTATGTAGTTCAGGAACTGTTGTGTGAGTAAAAACAGAAGGTGAGCCAACAGCAGACTCAAGCAGATGTTGATTCGAGCCACATTGTTCACTCCAGGACTCCACTGACAAAAAGCAAAAGTCAACAGGGCCAAAGTGAGGAACACCAGCCCCACGATCACAGCCACCAAATTCAATATTTCCATCAGTGCATCATCCTGAGGAAGTAAGTCACAGTATATCTGTGCCACATCTATCGAAATTGCCCTTGCTCTTGAATGTTTACCGTAAAAGTTCTCTATCCTATTTCAGATTGTATTTGAGATATACTAGTGCATGGAATGCTTGTAACTTTTGAGTGAGGTTTACTTTTCCAAAGTCTAACCTGTCTGACCTGTTCTCTTACCTCTGGTGGGCTGCTGGTTTGCATGATGAGAGCGAATGTTGACAGATGATCACAGGAACACACAGTGTGGCTGCTGTTGGTCTTTACAACAGAACAACCATCTACAATCCATTCGCTGATATTCCAGTACACACATGAAAGTTTACTGCTGGAATCAAAGTCCTTTACAAGGAAGAAAATGGATGCATATCAGGGATCTTATTCAGCAGTCTAAATGTGCAGTCTGGTTATTTGGTAACCCCACCGTGAGTGATTCTTCTGTTAGCTCCACATAATACAGAATACAAAGCTAATACAGTTCTGCAGATGGTGATCAAAATTTGGTTCTACATGCTTCTAAATACTTCCAGCGAAATCTAAGAATGAGCGAATGTGATGTCCTTTTGAATAAAATCTGGCCAACagaaaggtgtttttgagtttgttgcagTGGTTCAAAACAGCTTGCCACAGTGCAGACTTTCAGGAAAAGTTTGTACTGGCTGTTAAGCGCCTTCTTACTGGCATTTGTCAAAGTAATCAGTAGGTGTGACCaggtgctccacctactttgacagCAAAAAAATGTTCGGTTCATTTCTtcactcagtcaagagcagacaATGCAAACACACTGAGGTGCAGAGTTGCAGAGAGGTAAGGCTCTAATACATTCACAATTTCATTCTTCACCGACTTCATTTAAGGCAGACTTGAATGAAGTTGCGTCATGTCAGCTAATCAGATTGCAACTGCAGATTTCAGCAAGCTTCATTTTTTTGTGCGCAATATGCATCGCACAGTCAGTGAACGGAACGTGGGGGAGTCTAATACTAGGATTCTgccataatgttttgtttttcacagtgACTGTGAATTATGTATTTACCCAGTTGTTTTCTCGGTTCAATATGGAAAGGAAACTTGCTACATCAGAACAGTGGCTGAAGGACTTTATGAAGAAGGATTCGATGAAAGTAACTCACTCTGATGTGTTTTAAGGTGAAGTTGACTGGTTTGGTGAGTGCTCTGTTGTCAGTTTTGGGAAGAGTAGCTGAGATCACAGTGGACATCATGGTTTTAACTGTGTCATCTGATGTGTTGAAGAAGTCAGGTCTCAGCACGTTCTCCATTGTGGTGTAGCTCATGAAAGCCACAGCAGCGGAGCCTATATCACAGATTAACAATAATTTGAAGTCTCAGAGAAAATGTAGTCATCtgacattttaaatgtcaaataaattAGCAAGATACCTGAACATTGTATTGTTATGGAAACGCACATGTTCAGACAAACAAACCATGTTAACACTTTTTACAGTAACACAGTAATGCTTCTCACATAccgttattgttgttgttatttgcaATCTCATAAAGATCCATTTCCATATTAGCGTTTTCTGTAATAATCAAAGGGATTTGTCCTACACTCACTTTTGGTCCAACCACAAGAACTCTGACttctacgagagagagagagagagagagagagagagagagagagagagaaacaaaacagATATAATCTATTGTCTGTAGCAGTGGTGATTGTTTTATGATTACACTGGAAGCACATTTTCCCCTAAAATTCCATAAGCAATGCAGCAATGATGAGtttaatatatgtacaaataatctAAGATGCCATGTTTATATTGAAGCCACACTTCAGTGGGAGTCTATATGGCCGATACCTGTATCCCGCCCGAAATATCTgattttttatagattttatcAACGAAAAACATGATGACAAactgttgtgtagttttttgcaCTTCAGACAAAGCCAAAAAGACTGAATTTTTTATCACCTTTCAAccgataaatataaaaaaaatctaaagaagACCACTGCAGGTGCAAGCTTTTGAGCTGCAGAGCCATATAGTTCAGCAGTCTCtggacagaagtttacatttatgattttcatgttaataatttGATATTTGATTGGTATCTACAATATTTAACAGCCTGATTTACATCAACGTGTTTGTAACACattaatggaaaggaggaggcgagaactggcttaacaatataaataatattttaataatgaacttaaaccaaaagacacaaacacacacaggtgttggacagctgtccgtaactccctctctctgtcccattgccgtctccagtcggcctttatccctctcgggctaatcagcccaattaggggctgggtgtgcggaatcacgacccggccccaccctccaccCTGCAACATTCCTCCTctgttctctcaggccggggagcccccggcatgacgtccaccccccctcccctcccctttCCCTGGGGGGCGTGCCTTCCGCCCCGTTTGCTGGCAGGTCATCCccatctacctggatcaggggaggggacaaggggagggaaacaaaaaaaaaatgtggcacctACACGCCGTAACGGCAATCatgccaaattaacaaaaacacttaaaaagaGAAGGTAAAAGCCAACACTGagtggcagcgggagagagagagagaggagagagagagaaaaaaaattcacttgcTGGTTCTCCGatatgccgtagcctggtcctcggccactcctccaccctctggtggatgatAGCCACGCCTCCccaggtggatcggaggcagtcctccggcccctggtggacggaacgccccgccgcgttttcggtggatggaaggggtctcccccgcccctggcagtggttctCCTGCTCCAGGTGGTTGGCCAGGAGCCCTTCCCCGCTCGCGGTCGGCGGTCTCAGACCCCGCCCCTGgcctcctccacccctggcagcggccctgagcgctccaggcggttggttaggagcccctcctcccctcgcggtcggcggctGTTCCTCCactttcaggcggccgggctcctccgtcccccggcggatggccacggctgctccgttggggtggatggtagtggcgagaaCTCTACTACGgtacatccctcctccttcccaggtttcagcaccagtgtaacacatcaatggaaaagaggaggtgagaaccggcttaacaatataaataatattttaataatgaacttaaaccaaaagacacaaacacacacaggtgtcggataGCTGTCCGTAACTCCCTCTCTatcgcactgccatctccagttggcctttatccctctcgggctaatcagcccaattaggggctgggtgtgagGAATCACGACACGGCCCCGCTCTCCACCCTACCACAATGTTTATATAtcatttaatatgattattaaagtgttttctccacacatttatgatattttcaaattattctacacaaaaaaaaacaaaatatttaataggtGAAACCTATTTAGTCTTGAATCCGCTCTGATGTTTCTCAAACACACTAAACCACGTGTCAGGCATATGGTCTACATATTCACCACAGCGCTCTTCTTTAGACTTTTATATTTGTTGGTTGAAAgattataaaaaatacattcctggacttttggggggggggggggcatagtTGGCTTTATCTAAAGTGCTCAAAACTACACAATGCTTTTTGTCATGTTGTTGTTAAAAAAGCCCCTGTCTGGAACAAAAGCATCTTTATACGATTGGTCGAGCTCTCAAATAGTGAAAAAGTGATGTATGTGATTGAAAGCATATGCAATGTAAAAGCACTATGGTCAAGCACAGAGTGTTCAGCAgcacagatatacacacacagttattTGCAATCTGACTTAATTTCAGCTTTCATAATCGTATATTTTGCCTGTTTTGTTTTGCGCTAAGTCGTAGTTTGAGCAGCTTTTGGGAGAAACATTGCAAACACCAAAAATAGTCTGTTGTTCCCCACTTTTGAAAGCACTTGACGCCACTGGTCTGTAGTTACTGTATATTGCTGACATGTTTCAGTAATTTGTGGTCTGTTGCTAGTATCTATCTAATGTTTTGCCCCCTAGCTCAACCAGATAACCAAACTCTGAAATGAAAATGTCTTCAGCATTCTCTGTCTTCCTAACTAGTTGTGTCTAGGAGTTTTGATAAGGAGGCAGTCTCCGTTAAATATCTGCTATCGATTGCTGTTGAGCTATCATGTCAGTAGTGGGGTGGCACTTGTCCCAAGTTTAATATGGTGAGACAACATGACATACTTACCTGCCTGATTTTCCCAAGGAACCACATAGTGACGCAGTTACAAGAGTACTAACAACAAATGAGTGACTAATATTTACGATGATGAGACACCTTAACTGACAGTGGACATACAATAACAAGCAATGTGGATTATTACAAAAAACAACAGAATAACAAAGAGGTGGAATgagaatacaaacacacacatacagggtaaTAAAAAGGTCCTTTACCTGTATTGTTGAGACTAATATTTGCATAGGTGTAAATATTTGTTGGCACCACCAGTACAGACACCAAGTTGTCATAGGCTTTCAGTAAAGTGTTTCCAGAAAACACCAATGTTTCTTTATCGTTCCCACTGGAAATCTGAGAAAGCGTCCCCTGAACAGAATCAATCTTCTTCAAATAGCTTTCCGCCATCTAACCAAACACCAAAGATATGTGACTCTACAATGCAAATGACTTCTAAGGTGAAAATAGTTTTAAACGCATCACTTATTGGTTCAGAGCCAGAAACTTTACTCACGTCGGGAGTCATTTGAGCTGTGTTATTTGCAATTAGGTCAACAATACCAACAATATCCCCTAGAGTGAGCTCCTCCAGGAGgaaaaagagacatttttaagatttattttgtttttaacatgttttaagGATCTATATAGGGTGACAACAGTCTGCAGATTTCAACATTTAATTTGCACATACCCCTGATCCATCAGATTTCACATCTAGAATGAAAGAATAATGTATAAGCATACATTCTACTAAAATGTTCTTATagtttgtattatttatataatttgtacAATTATTTATATAGTTCTCATATGTCTTAAACAGCATATGACAAACATGTAACTGAAGTAACTCATGAAGACAATGCAGTACACACCATTCAGGCAGCTGCAAATTTGGCTAGCTCTCTTGCAGGTACAAAGATCTGGAGGAACTTCATAGTAGGAGCTGTTGCTAATGCTGTAGGAACCAACACTACAGGTGCAGCCATCACTCTGGTCGTAGCAGGAAAAGGCCTTGCAAGATTTATTCTGCCTGTAACAGTCTACATGCATGGAAGAATTTGCGCAGTAGCTTGTGTTCACCAGAGGGGAGCAGTACCAGTAATTTCCTTGAGATCTTTGGATCACTTGATCACTAGTGATTATTATAAGCTGCAGCGCTGAAAAGATGTAAATCCATCAGTTATAATGTTGCATTCATGCAATCTCAAACAGCTACATCACAGTATGTCTTTCCATGCCATAGAGTTACTAGAGTCAAATGCCTGGATAGAGTAATTTCCTGGAAAATCAAGTATTTTTGACAACTGGAGAAAATGCAATTTCTCAAGTGTACATTCAAATTCAAACTCCTCTGCAAGGTAGCTTGAAATATAACTTTAATGATGATAACTGAAGTGGCTGTTGCTCATTAATAACAGTCACTCACTGCATCATGTAAAACATGTCGGTTATATGACAAGACTGATCACAAGAGTATACGAGTCACTGTTCTGCATGTAAATAAGtcatgcaaatatttttttatatcataccAAACAGTCACCTTCAACCAATGTCAAAAAGCTAAAACTAACAAATGCCCTGGGGATATGTAAAGGCTGACTGTATAGTCCACTCACTAGTTTGCTTGCATCAAAGATGCTTAAGGCAACATTTGAGGTTTCTCAGATGCCACACCAGCACCATCTAGACACCTTTTCATTTCTCTAAGAAACATACTCTTAGTTCCTGTAAAAACTTTAAAGAAAACTGTCAACTGTTCCTTCAGTATCCCCATTATAAGGAAAAGGTTTTAAAGAACTTGAAGTTCCTTGAGTACATAGATAAAATATTTAAGGCTTCTTTTAAGGTTCGGATGGTGTGGCATGTGAGGAAcctcaaactgagaaaagagtatctgttcattttttatttattgtacatgCAATAAAGTACATCTAAAATGGTGTTGCCTTGTGCTGTGTCCAATCTTCCCCAAGTTACAATTCACTTAGGTCTGGAGTAGAGATAGCTTCCTGAAGGGGTGTTTAATGACCTGGAAAATTACCGTAAAGCCAAAGCATGTAACACAATTTGCTTCAGTGTGACAGAAGCATTAAGAATAGTTTTGAATAAGTACGTATCTACTACATGCTTCTAATTATGTTGTACTGTGGTATCAAATCAAATGTAAGTACTTTCAAATTGCACCTTAAAACGGCTTAAAATCCACTACTCTTTATCTCTACACCTACAAGCATCAAATACTTCCATCAACCAACTCAGTGTCTTTGGAATGATAAAAAGGTTCTTACTGGCATTTTGCAGCTTTAGTGGAGTAGGATGACAGCAATATTGCATTGCTGTTTTTTAAGTCATATTGTGTACAATCAATTGAAAATCCTGTCTTCACTTAGAGTATGAGTTAAAtatgattcacttaaatgaatcaGTTCATTCAGGTTTATTTTAATGAACTGGTTAATTGGAGTTATCACTTGTGTAATCAGATGTCCCTTTTTTGGCTATGTTTTGTACAGTAACTTGCAAGCTAGTTTTTCAAAAGGTTAGCTTGACTGTTGTTCAGCTACTTTAAAATACAAGCTACTTAAAGCTTGGATCATCATAACTCGCTttgtaaaagcatctgccaatatATTAAAGCAAAGTGTAATAttataaatgaacatttaatATTCTGTATATGTGAGCTAAAAGAAAGTGTACTCACTTGTCAACGGAAGGATGGTATTCATCATGATCTGATAGGTCTTTGCATTGACAATCCTCAAAAGAGAATACAATGTCCAGTGTCAACAGTTGTGATGCCGGATCGTTAACTGAACAGCTGTAAACGCTCTTCCGAGGAACTGATCATTATTTGCATTCTTTCCTCTACAAAACACGTAGACCTCACATATACAAAATCTGTGGGTTTTTAATTCTCTGGTTTCCAACAACCATTTACATAATTTCAGGTAGGTTCAGAGCATTGTTTACTTTTTAGTCAATAAAAGGTTGTAACACTTAACAGTCAGTTTTTACATGAAGACAGATGTGTATTGTTTAAAACGTTGTTCAAAATCATTAGTTAAATTTAAACGGGACAACCAGTGTATTCAACAAGATCActgaaaaacaatgatttaacattttaacatatttaattcaataaacaaTTAGTGATACACATTA from Myxocyprinus asiaticus isolate MX2 ecotype Aquarium Trade chromosome 7, UBuf_Myxa_2, whole genome shotgun sequence encodes the following:
- the LOC127444187 gene encoding adhesion G protein-coupled receptor E3-like isoform X1 — translated: MMNTILPLTTLQLIIITSDQVIQRSQGNYWYCSPLVNTSYCANSSMHVDCYRQNKSCKAFSCYDQSDGCTCSVGSYSISNSSYYEVPPDLCTCKRASQICSCLNDVKSDGSGELTLGDIVGIVDLIANNTAQMTPDMAESYLKKIDSVQGTLSQISSGNDKETLVFSGNTLLKAYDNLVSVLVVPTNIYTYANISLNNTEVRVLVVGPKVSVGQIPLIITENANMEMDLYEIANNNNNNGSAAVAFMSYTTMENVLRPDFFNTSDDTVKTMMSTVISATLPKTDNRALTKPVNFTLKHIRDFDSSSKLSCVYWNISEWIVDGCSVVKTNSSHTVCSCDHLSTFALIMQTSSPPEDDALMEILNLVAVIVGLVFLTLALLTFAFCQWSPGVNNVARINICLSLLLAHLLFLLTQQFLNYIHPNQVMCTVISGVLHFFFLSSFVWMLIEGVLLFICVKNLSQISSKQREVLSSGFMMVIGYVIAFVVVGVSAGLVPEGYGSEKCWIKIDERGLIWSFLGPVCTILALNMILFINIIVSLNSTLTKLNAAVSQMKQTKIMVFKTLAQFVVLGCPWILGFFIKGNRVLHILFLILNSQQGTFIFLIHCVLNDEVRQQYVKCFRALSPGIKHSTNKSVPKKH
- the LOC127444187 gene encoding adhesion G protein-coupled receptor E3-like isoform X2, with translation MMNTILPLTTLQLIIITSDQVIQRSQGNYWYCSPLVNTSYCANSSMHVDCYRQNKSCKAFSCYDQSDGCTCSVGSYSISNSSYYEVPPDLCTCKRASQICSCLNDVKSDGSGELTLGDIVGIVDLIANNTAQMTPDMAESYLKKIDSVQGTLSQISSGNDKETLVFSGNTLLKAYDNLVSVLVVPTNIYTYANISLNNTEVRVLVVGPKVSVGQIPLIITENANMEMDLYEIANNNNNNGSAAVAFMSYTTMENVLRPDFFNTSDDTVKTMMSTVISATLPKTDNRALTKPVNFTLKHIRDFDSSSKLSCVYWNISEWIVDGCSVVKTNSSHTVCSCDHLSTFALIMQTSSPPEWSPGVNNVARINICLSLLLAHLLFLLTQQFLNYIHPNQVMCTVISGVLHFFFLSSFVWMLIEGVLLFICVKNLSQISSKQREVLSSGFMMVIGYVIAFVVVGVSAGLVPEGYGSEKCWIKIDERGLIWSFLGPVCTILALNMILFINIIVSLNSTLTKLNAAVSQMKQTKIMVFKTLAQFVVLGCPWILGFFIKGNRVLHILFLILNSQQGTFIFLIHCVLNDEVRQQYVKCFRALSPGIKHSTNKSVPKKH